In Tamandua tetradactyla isolate mTamTet1 chromosome 7, mTamTet1.pri, whole genome shotgun sequence, the following are encoded in one genomic region:
- the LOC143689453 gene encoding LOW QUALITY PROTEIN: GPI-N-acetylgalactosamine transferase PGAP4-like (The sequence of the model RefSeq protein was modified relative to this genomic sequence to represent the inferred CDS: inserted 3 bases in 2 codons), producing MSTPTSPAPMLLQRLLGQHCHQLFILTAVTFGLLAPLACHCLLHSYFYQCHWCLNQMSQEFLQQCLKEGEAGLHDSEALPSANDSVPTVWHATPHPWLVITIITVDRQPGFHYVWQVVSQFHGLLQQHSPQCEDHQLFLCNMEQNLCHSNAKLLSKYVPMANHYQGSVDDYGDDPSTNSFEKEKQNYGCCLESSLQTYNSDYVLMWEDNTVPEEQIFLTLEHLLCTCFSEPPHLRDALYLKFYHPERLQHYINPEPTWILEWVXVSMLLGPLPTWMYMQFASRPVFSWPVKFFFSLYSMGLVELVPXYFLELQQLGPSLYSVAPASEGCTPAMLIPAPAARWALTNLSQGYCHNGFGQGTVLYSLLRAKVGGPNLLKHIRLFSSLHYNFHPHLL from the exons ATGAGCACCCCCACATCCCCAGCTCCCATGCTCCTCCAGAGGCTCCTGGGGCAGCACTGCCACCAGCTCTTCATCCTAACAGCAGTGACGTTTGGCCTGCTGGCCCCTCTGGCCTGTCACTGCCTCCTGCATTCTTACTTCTACCAGTGCCATTGGTGTCTGAACCAAATGAGCCAAGAATTCCTGCAGCAGTGTTTGAAGGAAGGTGAGGCTGGCCTCCATGATTCTGAGGCACTCCCCTCTGCCAATGACTCAGTGCCCACTGTCTGGCACGCCACACCCCACCCCTGGCtggtcatcaccatcatcactgtgGACAGGCAGCCTGGCTTCCACTATGTCTGGCAGGTGGTGTCCCAGTTCCATGGGTTACTTCAGCAGCACAGCCCCCAGTGTGAGGACCACCAACTCTTCTTGTGCAACATGGAGCAGAACTTGTGCCATTCCAATGCCAAGCTGCTGTCCAAGTACGTTCCCATGGCCAACCACTATCAGGGCAGTGTGGATGATTATGGAGATGACCCTTCCACCAACTCCTTTGAGAAAGAGAAGCAGAACTATGGCTGTTGCCTGGAGTCATCACTGCAGACCTACAACTCAGACTACGTCCTGATGTGGGAAGACAACACTGTCCCTGAGGAGCAGATCTTCCTCACCTTGGAGCACCTTTTGTGCACTtgcttctctgagcct ccacACCTCAGAGATGCCCTTTATCTGAAGTTCTATCATCCTGAGAGGCTCCAGCACTACATCAACCCAGAGCCCACATGGATCCTGGAGTGGG CTGTGAGCATGTTGCTGGGGCCCCTACCCACCTGGATGTACATGCAGTTTGCCAGCCGCCCAGTCTTTAGCTGGCCCGTCAAGTTCTTCTTCTCCCTATACAGCATGGGGCTTGTGGAGCTGGTGCC CTACTTCCTGGAACTACAGCAGCTGGGTCCTTCCCTATACAGTGTGGCCCCTGCCTCCGAGGGCTGCACACCAGCCATGCTCATCCCTGCCCCTGCAGCCCGCTGGGCCCTCACCAACCTGTCACAGGGGTACTGCCACAATGGCTTTGGCCAGGGCACAGTGCTCTATTCGCTGTTGAGGGCTAAGGTGGGTGGGCCCAACCTCCTGAAGCACATCAGGCTGTTCTCCAGCCTCCACTACAACTTTCATCCCCATCTGCTCTAA